From Leptospira koniambonensis, a single genomic window includes:
- a CDS encoding DNA/RNA non-specific endonuclease has product MVTNSKRYGKIHIIHREGYTLGHSSKYRMAIWVCEEILSKELLGKAKRGNHFKPDPLLPKGERAELLDYKNSGYDRGHLAAADNYRNDQRLNDESFYLSNVVPQNHSFNAGIWKKLEEQIRSWVKTYNQVIVITIPVYLDDKNQFLTFIEKNNDLTVPNHFFKILVRYENGFPLLLAFLAEHKKVSKISLEELLTTVDLAEEHTQLNFLPNIPYVDESLEAKVGAYWP; this is encoded by the coding sequence ATGGTTACGAATTCTAAACGTTACGGAAAGATTCATATCATTCATAGAGAAGGATATACACTCGGACATAGTTCAAAGTATCGAATGGCCATTTGGGTCTGCGAAGAGATTTTATCAAAGGAGCTACTCGGAAAGGCAAAGAGAGGAAATCACTTTAAGCCAGATCCCCTTTTACCAAAAGGAGAACGTGCCGAACTTTTGGATTATAAAAATTCAGGCTACGATAGAGGGCATTTGGCAGCGGCGGACAACTATAGGAATGATCAGAGATTAAATGATGAGAGCTTTTATCTTTCGAATGTTGTTCCACAAAATCATTCTTTTAATGCAGGCATATGGAAGAAGCTCGAAGAGCAAATTCGATCTTGGGTTAAAACATATAACCAGGTTATCGTAATCACCATCCCAGTTTATCTCGATGACAAAAATCAATTTCTAACATTTATCGAAAAGAATAATGATCTTACTGTACCAAACCATTTTTTCAAAATACTGGTCCGCTATGAAAACGGTTTTCCCTTACTATTAGCCTTCTTAGCTGAGCACAAGAAGGTTTCAAAGATATCGTTAGAAGAACTCCTTACAACGGTTGATCTCGCAGAGGAACATACGCAATTAAATTTTCTACCTAATATACCCTATGTAGATGAAAGTTTAGAAGCTAAGGTTGGAGCTTATTGGCCCTAA